Within Paenibacillus albicereus, the genomic segment CGATGCGGACGGCGTCTTTGCGGCAACGGAAGAAACGGGCATTCATGGCAAAATCGTCGTCAGCTACAGCGGAATCGAAGCGTCGATGGACGTCAGCGTCGGCGTTCCGCCTGCTTTGCTGGAGACGTTCGAGCAGGGGCTGTCGGCTTATCAGGCATCAGGGGCTGCTTTCAACTCGGTCCACATATCGGACACGGCCGATCCGGACTTCGTTCGCAACGGACAAAAAGCGCTGAAGCTGGACTACGATTTCACCGGCAAAACGGGAACGTCCGGAGCTTATCTCAGCGCCGTATCCCAAGAAGCCCGCATCCAGATTCCAGGCTATCCCGAGAAGATCAGCATGTGGGTGTACGGCGACGGAAAGAAGCACTGGCTGCGCGGGCAAATAAGAGACGGCAACAACGCTGCGGTGGCGATCGACTTCACCGACCAGGTGGTCGGCGTCGACTGGACAGGCTGGCGCTATGTCGAGGCAGCGGTGCCGAAGGGGAAGGCGCTGCCGCTCACGATGGACATGCCGGTCCGCTATATGGAGACGAAAAATACGAATAAAACGGCAGGCACGCTCTACATCGATGAGATCAGAGCGGTCTATGGCCCCCTGGAGGAAGATCACGAGCCACCGGTGCTCAAAAAAGCTTCGCCGGCCCCGAATGAGCGGGTGACGACGGCTACGCCGATGATCGCGGTGACGGCGGAAGATGCCGGCTACGATCCGGTCCAGCACCCGGGCACGACGCAAATCGATCCGGCTTCGATCCGAGTCTATCTCGACGACCGTCAGGTCGAGCATGGCTTGTACCCTCCGAAAGGGGAGATTTCCTACAAGCCGCGGGAGCCGCTGGCCGAAGGAAGGCATAAGGTCAAGGTAGCGGTAAGGGATCTGGCCGGCAACCAGACGATCCAGACCTGGTATTTCAGCGTCAATCTGGGCTCGCCGTATTATGACTATGAGACTCCGAGCGAACTTCATCCCGGAGGGACGTACGAGGTTGAAATCCGAGCGATAAAAGCATCCAAGCTGAAGGAAGGGCATATTGCGTTCCGCTTCGATCCGAAAGCGGCGAGGAACGTGGAGGTGAGGCTGGGGGATCGGGTCACGGATCAGCAGGTGGAAACGGTGATGGATGAGGCGCAAGGCGAAATTCGCCTGAACTTCAACCAGCTGCATGAGGCGGATTTGTCGGACGAAGAACCGATCGCCTCGATCCAGTACACCGTCGACAGCGGTTATGTCGGCCCCCATACGCTGGAGGAAGCGAAGGGAGAGCTGTCGAGGCCGTTCGCCATCCGCTTCGATTCCGGCTCTGTGCAGTCGACGGAAGGAGAAGGCAAGACGATCGAGTTCGCCGGACCGGATATCGAGGCGGTCGTGCGTCCGGAGCTTTCTTTGAGCTGGAAGCCGCATGAAATCGCGCTCGGAGAACCGGCAGCATTCACTGTCCTGCGGCAAGGGGTCGGCGTGTCGGGGGCTAAGCTGCTTTTGAATGGCATCGAAGTAAGCGACGGCTCCGCAGGAGAGAGCGGCATCATCCGGAGCGCCGAAGCTGCGGCCAAGGCAGGAGCCTACACGCTGCAGGCGGTGTCGGGAACGTCGTACAGCGCGCTGCTGCGCTACACGGTGGCTGCTCCGGCAGGCTCTGCAGCCCCGCAGAACGTCAACGTTGCGGTCGGCACGGACGCATCGACGGAGCGGCTGTTCGCCTGGCAGACTTCGCCCGAGACGAGCGTCACGGTCGTCGAGCTGGCGAAGCGGGAGGCATTCGCGGGCTTCGGGAACGGCGAGGTCCAACGGATCGAAGGAACGTCGAGCCTGTATACGACGGACAACGACGGCACGCTGCGCCTTCATCGGGCGAAGTCCATCGGCCTGGAGCCGGATACCGAATATGTGTACCGGGTCGGCGACGGGAGCTCTGCCTGGAGCTCCGAAGGGTCGTTCCGCACGAGCGCGGATGATGGAGGGCGGACCCGCCTGCTGTTCTTCGGCGATTCGCAGGCAGGCGATCAGGCGGGCTTCAAGCTTTGGGGAGATACGTTGAAGCGGGCGCTGGCGGATGTTCCGGATGCCGATCTGATCCTTCATGCAGGCGACATGGTGGACAAAGGCTTTGAGCAGGAGCAGTGGAACTGGTGGTTCAGCGAAGCCGGACAAGCGCTCCGCTCGTCGACGCTCGTGCCGGTCATCGGCAACCACGAGGTCATGGGCACCAATGGAAGCGGCGATTTCCGGGCGCAATTCTATACGCCGGGCAACGGTTCCTCGGCGGCTCCGGGAACGAGCTACTCCTTCGACATCAACAACACCCATGTCGTCGTGCTCGATACCGAGCAGGCTGACGAAGGCCTGAAGGCGCAAGCGGAATGGCTTGACCGCGACCTGGCCGCATCCGAAGCGAGATGGACCATCCTCGTGTTCCATCAAGGTCCTTACGGCAGCATTTATTCAAACGAGAAGGTCCAGCAGCTGTGGGTGCCTGTCATCGATAAGCATAAGGTCGATCTCGTGCTGAATGGCCATGACCATATCTACATGAGAAGCTATCCGATGAAGGAAGGGCAGATCGCTGCGGAAGAGGCCGGCACCCGCTACGTCATCGGAGGCTCTTCCGGACCGAAGTTCTACGCGTTGACGGAGCGGTTCTGGCAGGAGAAGATCTTCGATGGAGACGAGCAGATCTATACGTCGATTGAGATCGGCGAGAAGGAGATTCAGCTGACGGCAAAGAAGCTGGACGGCAGCATCGTCGATTCGCTGCGCATCCCTGGCCGCGAGGCGGAGAAGCCGGCTTCCCTGCGGCTGACCGGCAAGCTGCAGCTCAAGCCCGGAGATACGGATACGGTCGTAACCGAAGCGGTGTATGCGTCTGGCCGTGTCGAAGCGGTGCGGGAGAACGTTGCTTATACCAGCTCGGAGCAACGGGTCGCGACGGTGGACCGCGACGGCACCGTCACCGCCCATCAGGTCGGCCGCGCGATCATCCAGGCGGAGCTCGGAGACCTCAAGGCCAGCTACGAGCTGGAAGTCACGGAAAAAGAGCCGATGCTTGCGTCGATCCGACTGCAAGGACCGAAAAAGCTGGCGCCGGGAGAAGGCGCCGCGCTGGTCACCGAGGCGGTATACAGCGACGGTTCCCGTCATCTGCTGCAGGGAGCTGCCTACGGGACGGCGGATGAGTCCGTGGCGATCGTCCAAGACGGCTATCTGAAGGCGGTCGGAGAAGGCAGGACGGTCGTGACGGCCGTCTACGGAGAGTGGAAGGACGGCTACGAGCTGGAGGTCGCGAAGCCGGCAGCTCCTTCTCCGGATCCTTCGCCGACGCCGAGTCCGACACCGGACCCTACGCCGAGTCCGACACCGGACCCTACGCCGAGTCCGACACCGGACCCTACGCCGAGTCCGACACCGGACCCTACGCCAAGTCCGACGCCTAGCATCCCGGCATCGCCGGCGCCGGACCCAGGCGGTGTCCAGCCGACGCCAGGACCGGCTCCATCTGAGGATGAGCTAGTGCTGACG encodes:
- a CDS encoding phosphodiester glycosidase family protein produces the protein MWQDIEDERGKQKVHAVSFLPGTNGLELRAGLKDGNVYGMKGVTEMAAHADQPGNRVIAGINGDFYEISGFARGVPNGLFVDEGRILNSGISSYAFGLTADGLSLYGMPKLTKTIEIMGSSHALTSINRQRDLNQLVLYTSDYSASTHTSPDGDEYVLAVKEGEVKSGQKMTLQVAEIRSNKGDTTLKEGTVVLSASGTAKAAVSGLKVGDEIAASFLLDEPWREAKLIIGGMGPLVKDGVVQAGVGPAGVHPRTAIGTKADGSVVLFEVDGRAPGFSEGVETEELGEMMKDMGIVQAMNLDGGGSSTFIARMPGSSRSLMLNRGSDGFERKTGNGLLLVSTAPESGAAASLAIQPSTERILAGSSFSFTAAGVDRNGHPAPLPGEPVWSVEDGIGTIGGDGSFRSGTSAGSGVIHAVAGQASGAARIEVVDVITSLEFSDKARTFSSGAREKLDVCVLRDGQVIQADNRSLQWRVEGDIGTIDADGVFAATEETGIHGKIVVSYSGIEASMDVSVGVPPALLETFEQGLSAYQASGAAFNSVHISDTADPDFVRNGQKALKLDYDFTGKTGTSGAYLSAVSQEARIQIPGYPEKISMWVYGDGKKHWLRGQIRDGNNAAVAIDFTDQVVGVDWTGWRYVEAAVPKGKALPLTMDMPVRYMETKNTNKTAGTLYIDEIRAVYGPLEEDHEPPVLKKASPAPNERVTTATPMIAVTAEDAGYDPVQHPGTTQIDPASIRVYLDDRQVEHGLYPPKGEISYKPREPLAEGRHKVKVAVRDLAGNQTIQTWYFSVNLGSPYYDYETPSELHPGGTYEVEIRAIKASKLKEGHIAFRFDPKAARNVEVRLGDRVTDQQVETVMDEAQGEIRLNFNQLHEADLSDEEPIASIQYTVDSGYVGPHTLEEAKGELSRPFAIRFDSGSVQSTEGEGKTIEFAGPDIEAVVRPELSLSWKPHEIALGEPAAFTVLRQGVGVSGAKLLLNGIEVSDGSAGESGIIRSAEAAAKAGAYTLQAVSGTSYSALLRYTVAAPAGSAAPQNVNVAVGTDASTERLFAWQTSPETSVTVVELAKREAFAGFGNGEVQRIEGTSSLYTTDNDGTLRLHRAKSIGLEPDTEYVYRVGDGSSAWSSEGSFRTSADDGGRTRLLFFGDSQAGDQAGFKLWGDTLKRALADVPDADLILHAGDMVDKGFEQEQWNWWFSEAGQALRSSTLVPVIGNHEVMGTNGSGDFRAQFYTPGNGSSAAPGTSYSFDINNTHVVVLDTEQADEGLKAQAEWLDRDLAASEARWTILVFHQGPYGSIYSNEKVQQLWVPVIDKHKVDLVLNGHDHIYMRSYPMKEGQIAAEEAGTRYVIGGSSGPKFYALTERFWQEKIFDGDEQIYTSIEIGEKEIQLTAKKLDGSIVDSLRIPGREAEKPASLRLTGKLQLKPGDTDTVVTEAVYASGRVEAVRENVAYTSSEQRVATVDRDGTVTAHQVGRAIIQAELGDLKASYELEVTEKEPMLASIRLQGPKKLAPGEGAALVTEAVYSDGSRHLLQGAAYGTADESVAIVQDGYLKAVGEGRTVVTAVYGEWKDGYELEVAKPAAPSPDPSPTPSPTPDPTPSPTPDPTPSPTPDPTPSPTPDPTPSPTPSIPASPAPDPGGVQPTPGPAPSEDELVLTEEQLSGGGQDGAVVVSVSDWPSRIVVPSRAVELLDGRALRIESDRIRVTIPAETLRKLWSRLSGDGSDAAGESIVLKSLPQDAEKLLAAASSRYGAILSATSELRQWSLELAGPEGRTIASLEGPIGLELLQDKSDPHRTGFYRLLPDGTLRFEKAAGGAWVAAEIKEAGLYGALSFDRAYADVPTGHWASDAIQSLTARLIVQGDGRGAFEPGRNVTRAEFAAMLVRALRLEGAEGDAGYSDVPADSRHAAELAQARHAGLAQGSGTGRFEPDRSIQRQEMAAMLIRAYALRAEQALPDGAAGTAFRDAARMAAWAKQAIGQAQALGLIEGAGNGRFLPDASGTRAEAARMIQRLLALLETGAAD